The sequence CTTCAGTCAGATATTTGTGAAAGCTCTTGTTATTCTCGACTATATCCGGACTCTCTTGCGCGACAATCTTTCTCACGGCTTTATCTATGCCGTCCAGGGATATGTGGGGATTGACTCTGGCCAGAGATCTGCGGAGGCGCTCGATTAGAACGACATCCCTGTATGTGCTACGTTCGGGAAAATGACCGTCTGGTGAAATATCCGGCCCGAAGAGCCTTTCATACCCGATCTCCGTCAGGATATCCAGAGCTATCACTTCAATTTCCGATTCAGTCATTGCCTTTGGCACTGGAATCACCCCATATCTTTCGCAAATGCCGCTTCTCACATCGGTGAATGACTTTCCGCCTCTAGAATTGATCGACTTCTTTCTCAGAGACTGGAACTCTGATTTCTCCTGACATGAGTTTCGGGAGGAGATTGTCTCTCATCATAGACAAAACCTTGGATTCATAAATTCCTTCGAAAAATGCAGACACGTAGTTACGAAAAATGTTATCAAATCTTTCTAATACTAGGCTATGACTTCCACATGGAATCGATACCTTGAATCTTTTCAAGTCTTCCCAGTTTGCTCTTGGCATTCTTGTGCCTGTTGAGACTGCAGAAGCATAATCGATGAATTCTTTCCTCGCAACGGACTCTACCGCTAAACTCCAATAGTTACTGTCTTCAACATTAAGAACAAGGATATCGGTAGAGCAAACACCATCTACCGGTGCAATTCCAACTTTATGGAAATAGGGTCTAAGTTTGCCAAAGAGAATGTCTCCTTTGTTGAATCTCATTTTTTCGCTTTTCACAGTACCTACCTGTCCCCAAATATCAAGACATATCGAGCCTTTTGGCATGTGCTCCAACCCAATATATGGAAACTCGGTAGGGACTTCTTCTGGGGAAACGGATTTTCTTTTGATTTGAAGCAAATCACCTATGTATGAAACTTTCCACCCTTTGGGAATAGGGCCGAGGGAGGAGTCGATCATTTCGCCGCCGGAGGACTTGTAAGGCTCACTGTTTTCATTTGGGAATTCGAAGTCTATAAACCAGTGCTTGAATATCGCCCTTGCTATTTCTTCGAGCATCCTGTTGATTTTGCGATTTGCTTTTATTCTGTCATCAAATGCCTTGAGAACAAGGGCTATTCCCTTCTGAGTATATATACTTGGTAGATCTATGTCTAGATCTTCCAACATCGACTTTGTAAGAGCCTCTCTAGTTGCGCCTGCACTGGCAAATCCTAGAAGCTTGTTCTTCGTATTTGGATTAACTAGATAATAGAGGACAAAGTATGGATCAGCGATTTCAGAC comes from Mesotoga infera and encodes:
- a CDS encoding restriction endonuclease subunit S; amino-acid sequence: MGCNNLKSLCQSEQRSIKLKEICSKIGSGATPRGGEKSYKEDGIPLIRSLNIYDLDFEYKNLALIDEFQARELENVIVEPGDILINITGASVGRCTIPPKELLPARVNQHVSIIRIKSEIADPYFVLYYLVNPNTKNKLLGFASAGATREALTKSMLEDLDIDLPSIYTQKGIALVLKAFDDRIKANRKINRMLEEIARAIFKHWFIDFEFPNENSEPYKSSGGEMIDSSLGPIPKGWKVSYIGDLLQIKRKSVSPEEVPTEFPYIGLEHMPKGSICLDIWGQVGTVKSEKMRFNKGDILFGKLRPYFHKVGIAPVDGVCSTDILVLNVEDSNYWSLAVESVARKEFIDYASAVSTGTRMPRANWEDLKRFKVSIPCGSHSLVLERFDNIFRNYVSAFFEGIYESKVLSMMRDNLLPKLMSGEIRVPVSEKEVDQF